The following proteins are encoded in a genomic region of Polyangiaceae bacterium:
- a CDS encoding Ig-like domain-containing protein encodes MNENRFGFGSIAMVALLATSMAGCGPEAPPAPMGLVCNAPQTVELPSSPSRALGWKGPGGPKKTFTTDLIGQNCAFLDGGPEDDVDHHNAVTMLDGYLVMPWAPEWGGGGISMFSFDDPCAPVEAGTGFSPLMRETHATGFYKKDGWQAVVNGVSGVQFWDLSNPQLPVVTSDLSINGVFWPDAYARVVLSVFWQAPYVYAAAADNGIFVIDAADPANPVLLTKYKFDPPLRAGGIFAVGNLLVVTAAEGSRTVLLDIGTDPARPEPIPGGTFEIEDGKGKKHEAYHAHVNGNMTLYATKTDGGGLIMYDISDPEAPKYVGDYIAPDGNGGYVFVKEGVAFVGQSHFAEAIDISDPTKPSLIQRFDLTGDLDTIIPIGNVVVLSVDDKADKDRGSAVAPFREAPDVAGPVVTMVHPRDGATAQPITSRIGLTFNEFVDLGSLWEGSFIVREVGTTNPIAGHYSGQEGIVNFWPASPLAPETTYEVVIPAGGVVDFNGNPTTTEFRSTFTTGPCAMPPAPTPYVEEEPE; translated from the coding sequence ATGAATGAGAATCGGTTTGGCTTTGGGTCGATTGCGATGGTGGCGCTTTTGGCGACGTCGATGGCAGGTTGTGGTCCCGAAGCTCCACCTGCGCCGATGGGCCTCGTATGCAATGCGCCACAAACGGTCGAGCTGCCATCGTCGCCATCGCGCGCGCTTGGTTGGAAAGGGCCCGGAGGTCCAAAGAAGACGTTCACGACCGATCTCATTGGTCAAAACTGCGCATTTTTGGATGGCGGCCCTGAAGACGACGTCGATCATCACAATGCTGTCACCATGCTCGATGGGTATTTGGTGATGCCATGGGCGCCCGAATGGGGAGGCGGAGGCATTTCGATGTTTTCCTTCGACGACCCGTGCGCTCCCGTTGAGGCGGGCACGGGCTTCTCGCCGCTCATGCGCGAAACGCATGCAACCGGGTTTTACAAGAAAGATGGATGGCAAGCCGTCGTCAATGGAGTGAGCGGCGTTCAATTTTGGGATTTGTCGAATCCGCAATTGCCCGTCGTGACGAGTGATCTTTCGATCAATGGAGTTTTTTGGCCCGACGCGTACGCGCGTGTCGTGCTCTCGGTGTTTTGGCAAGCGCCCTACGTTTACGCGGCGGCTGCGGACAACGGCATTTTCGTCATCGATGCGGCCGATCCTGCGAACCCGGTGCTCCTGACGAAATACAAATTCGATCCGCCCTTGCGAGCGGGCGGCATTTTCGCCGTGGGTAACTTGCTCGTCGTGACCGCCGCCGAAGGGTCACGCACCGTGCTGCTCGACATTGGGACCGACCCGGCGCGTCCCGAGCCGATTCCGGGGGGCACGTTCGAAATCGAAGATGGCAAAGGCAAGAAGCACGAAGCATATCACGCACACGTCAATGGCAACATGACGCTCTATGCAACCAAGACCGATGGCGGTGGCCTCATCATGTACGACATTTCGGACCCCGAGGCGCCGAAGTACGTGGGTGATTACATCGCGCCCGATGGCAATGGTGGATATGTATTCGTCAAAGAGGGCGTCGCATTCGTTGGGCAAAGCCATTTTGCGGAAGCGATCGACATTTCGGATCCGACCAAACCTTCGCTGATTCAGCGATTCGACCTCACGGGGGACCTCGATACGATCATTCCCATCGGAAACGTCGTCGTTTTGAGTGTCGACGACAAAGCGGACAAGGATCGTGGCAGTGCGGTGGCACCATTTCGCGAGGCGCCCGATGTGGCGGGGCCGGTCGTGACGATGGTGCATCCGCGCGATGGAGCGACGGCGCAGCCGATTACGTCGCGTATTGGCCTCACGTTCAATGAATTCGTCGATCTTGGGTCTCTCTGGGAGGGATCGTTCATCGTGCGCGAAGTGGGGACGACGAATCCTATTGCGGGACATTATTCGGGGCAAGAGGGTATCGTGAATTTCTGGCCCGCTTCTCCGCTTGCGCCTGAAACGACGTACGAAGTGGTCATTCCAGCGGGCGGCGTGGTCGACTTCAATGGCAATCCCACGACGACCGAATTCCGCTCGACCTTTACGACGGGACCGTGCGCGATGCCTCCCGCACCCACGCCATACGTGGAGGAGGAGCCGGAATGA
- a CDS encoding VIT1/CCC1 transporter family protein, which translates to MSPSRGASKAYATQADREFHLRLDPHRRAAGISDVILGGQDGLVNVLGVILGVAAATHSTRIVLVAGIAAAMAESVSMAAVAYTATTADADVYESERARELRHIEAVPHLEKDEIREIYKKKGFEGELLEKVVDTITSNKDVWVAVMMAEEHNLVKVDKKRALRSAIIVGTSAIVGSLVPLVPFLALPVASAMVASVVIAAVTLFLVGAYKAHVTTGSWLKSGLELSAIGMAAAAVGYLVGALLGVQT; encoded by the coding sequence ATGAGTCCTTCACGCGGAGCATCGAAGGCGTACGCAACCCAAGCGGACCGAGAATTTCACCTTCGGCTCGATCCACACCGTCGAGCTGCGGGCATTTCCGACGTCATCCTTGGCGGACAAGACGGGCTCGTCAACGTTCTCGGAGTCATCCTTGGCGTTGCAGCCGCAACGCATTCGACGCGCATCGTTCTCGTGGCAGGCATCGCCGCTGCAATGGCAGAGTCGGTGTCCATGGCCGCCGTCGCTTACACCGCCACGACCGCCGACGCCGATGTGTACGAAAGCGAGCGCGCTCGCGAATTGCGGCACATCGAAGCCGTACCCCATTTGGAGAAGGACGAGATCCGCGAGATATACAAGAAAAAGGGTTTCGAGGGTGAGCTGCTCGAAAAAGTCGTCGATACGATTACCTCGAACAAGGACGTTTGGGTCGCCGTAATGATGGCAGAAGAGCACAACTTGGTGAAAGTCGACAAGAAACGCGCATTGCGCTCGGCGATCATCGTTGGCACGAGCGCCATCGTGGGGTCGCTCGTGCCGCTCGTTCCTTTCCTTGCATTGCCTGTGGCAAGCGCAATGGTTGCGTCCGTCGTAATTGCTGCGGTAACGCTATTTCTGGTCGGCGCCTACAAGGCTCACGTCACCACGGGAAGCTGGCTCAAAAGCGGCCTCGAGTTATCCGCAATCGGAATGGCAGCCGCAGCCGTGGGCTATCTCGTTGGTGCGCTGCTCGGTGTGCAAACTTGA
- a CDS encoding Em GEA1 (EM1) yields the protein MAQQEQKKGQMTVEEAGRKGGETVRDERGSEFYSEIGHKGGQRVRELIEEGKQAEEEQGGGSKQ from the coding sequence ATGGCACAACAAGAACAAAAAAAGGGCCAGATGACGGTGGAAGAAGCTGGGCGTAAAGGAGGAGAAACCGTACGCGATGAACGCGGCTCCGAGTTTTACTCGGAAATCGGACACAAAGGCGGCCAGCGCGTACGTGAGCTCATCGAGGAAGGCAAGCAAGCCGAGGAGGAGCAAGGCGGAGGTTCGAAACAATAG
- a CDS encoding DUF3365 domain-containing protein has protein sequence MTDAIFAVISADRAVYTREVVNRLQNDKVVNATERYQDEKTLPLPAMMLRMGAEHAKKTNPNFSYALLSLWAINKQNAAKTDVEKEGLQFVIDNAGKNFYKEETLGDKKYYTAIYADKAVVEACVTCHNEHKDSPKKDFKVGDTMGALVIRVPLNK, from the coding sequence ATGACCGACGCCATCTTTGCCGTCATCTCGGCCGATCGCGCCGTGTACACCCGCGAGGTCGTCAACCGCCTGCAAAACGACAAAGTTGTCAATGCTACGGAACGTTATCAGGACGAAAAGACGTTACCGCTGCCCGCAATGATGCTCCGCATGGGCGCCGAGCACGCCAAGAAGACGAACCCGAACTTTTCATATGCTCTGCTGTCGCTCTGGGCGATCAACAAGCAAAATGCGGCGAAGACCGACGTGGAGAAAGAAGGACTCCAATTCGTCATCGATAACGCGGGCAAAAACTTCTACAAGGAAGAAACGCTCGGCGACAAGAAATACTATACCGCGATCTACGCCGACAAAGCCGTCGTGGAAGCTTGCGTGACTTGCCACAACGAGCACAAGGACAGCCCAAAGAAAGACTTCAAAGTGGGCGATACGATGGGCGCCCTCGTCATTCGCGTACCGCTCAACAAGTAA